The DNA segment GCTGTCGGCCGGAGAATCCACAAACGCAAGAATAGAACTTTCATACTCTTCCGCATTTTCAAATGTGGAAGCCAGCACTTTTCCTTCAATATCACAGACACAAAGGTCAATCCTCGTGATTTCCTTCAATCCGTCGATGTTCGACTGGAGGATCTGATTTGAAATCATAGTGTTCTCTCCTTTACACAGTTAATAACATAAATCCACTTTATATTTTAATGCAAAGTAACGAAAAAGGGAAGAAAAATTTTTACATTTTTACTATTTTTCTCCGCCCAGGCCGTCAGATTCCACGAAAGGAGCGGATTTTGCCCGGAAAAATTGTGTTTTCTGTCTGGCGGAAAAGCCGAAAGTCCGTTCCTGCAAAAAGGAAAACGGGAGGCGCCGCATCTGGCCCTCCCGTCTGTTTCTCTGTCCTTTATTAAATTGCCCGTTTCGTTTCCCTGTCAAACAGGATGATCCGGTCTACATCTACCGCAAGCCGGAGCGTATCGCCGATCTCGGCTGCCGCCTCGCCGGCCTTCACTTCAAACCCATTTTCCTCTGTGCCGAACTTCCAGAACACGCCATCCGAAGACATTTCGATATCCTGGAGTTTGCAGTCAAACACGCCGTTCTCCGAGAGATCCGCTGCCTCGCCGGCAGGACAGATATGTTCCGGGCGGATTCCCATGGCCACGCTGTTTCCTATGTAGCCGCCGTCAAAAAGCCGCCTGGAAATGGCCTCCGGGAGCAGAAGCTCCCCGTCCTGGAAGCGGATCCGCGCACGGCCGTTTTCAGCTTCCGGCGTCACAATAAACAGGTTCGGCGCATGTGTCCCAAAAAAGCTGGCCACATAAGAGCAGCTCGGGTTTTCGTAGAGCTCCTTCGGCGTCCCCGCCTGGCGGACGCATCCGCTCTCCATGGCAACGACGCGTGTGCCGAGCGCCATGGCCTCCGCGGGATCACTCGTCACATAGACGATGATGATGCCGAGCTTCTCATACAGCTTCTGGAATTTCACCAGGGGCTTCACGGAAATGCCGGACAGCACGCTGTCCATCAAAAGCACCTTCGGCCGGCGCACGATGGCTCTCCCAAGAAGAACCCGCCTCTCATCCATCTCCGAAAGCGTTTCCGGCATTGCCGAAAGAATACCGGAAAGCCCTAAAAGCTCTGACGCCTCCGTGACTCTCTCGTCGATTTCGCTCTGGGGCATCCTCGCCATCCGGAGCGCAAAGGCCATATTTTCATAAACAGTCATCCCCGGATACAGGGTGCTGTTCTTAAAGAGCATGGCAAGCTGCCGGTCACGCGGGTCTGCATCCGTCACATCCTGGCCGTCGACCAGAACCTTTCCTGACGT comes from the Eubacteriaceae bacterium Marseille-Q4139 genome and includes:
- a CDS encoding ABC transporter ATP-binding protein codes for the protein MAGLSLKHICKIYPNGFQAVRDFNLEIEEPEFVVLTGPAGCGKTTLLKVIAGLEEATSGKVLVDGQDVTDADPRDRQLAMLFKNSTLYPGMTVYENMAFALRMARMPQSEIDERVTEASELLGLSGILSAMPETLSEMDERRVLLGRAIVRRPKVLLMDSVLSGISVKPLVKFQKLYEKLGIIIVYVTSDPAEAMALGTRVVAMESGCVRQAGTPKELYENPSCSYVASFFGTHAPNLFIVTPEAENGRARIRFQDGELLLPEAISRRLFDGGYIGNSVAMGIRPEHICPAGEAADLSENGVFDCKLQDIEMSSDGVFWKFGTEENGFEVKAGEAAAEIGDTLRLAVDVDRIILFDRETKRAI